agcaaactcacccagaaggactagaagtcagaaaataatcaaattgagagctaaaatcaacaaaatagaaaaaaaagagttggttcttcgagaaaacaaaatagacaaaactttatccaaactaaatGAAAGGAAtagccaaattaacaaaattagaaatgaaagggggTCATAAcaatagacatggaggaaatccagagaatcatcaggtcatactgaAAATccgtactccacaaaattggaaaacttaaagttaatggacaatttctggataaatatcacttaccaaaattaaatcaagaccagatgagcaaattaaatagatttataactgctaaataaatagaagcagtcatcaaaagtctcccaaccaaaaaaaaaaaaagaccagatggtttcagtgtagaattctacgagattttcaaagaactaataccagtacttctcaaattgttacacacaatagaaacagaaggaacattgtcattCTTTTTGTGAGTTTACAATTACCTtggtacccaaaccacataaagacattgcTAAGAAAGTGGATTACAGACTAgtatcactcatgaacattgatgcaaaaatactcaataaaatactggcaatcagaatctaagaacacatcagaaaaatcatccaccatgaccatgtaggcttcatcccagagatgcagggatgattcaacatacaaacatctgtcaatgtaatccaccatataaacaaacttaaaaaaaaaacacatgaccaTCTCATTATATGCTAAAAAaccctttgacaaaatccaacattccttcatgataaaggtcttggagagagcagggatacaaggaacacacctaaacataataaaggcaatatacagtaagccaacagccaacatcaaactaaatggagagaaactcacagcaatcccactgaaatcaggaacaagacaaggttgtccactctctccatatctattcaatatagttcttgaggttctagctagagtaataagaaaacaaaaggagatcaaggagatacaaatcagaaaagaagaagtcaaactctcactatttgctgatgatatgatagtttacataagcaaccccaaaaattctaccaaggaacttctacaactcatgaacactttcagtaatgtagcaggatacaagattaactcaaaaaagtcagtagcccttcTGTACATGGTtgatgataaatgggttgagaaagaaattagagaaacatcacccttcacaatagccacaagtagcataaagtatctcagagtaactaactaaacaagtggaagacctgaatgttgtagggataagcccagcccattaggaggcatgttcgccttgggctaatgtttacacaTAAATCTGGCGAGCGTGAGCCCCCCTggtctctttttttgtatttcctgctcatAGCTGGATCGCTGGTGTTGTAagatatcccttcattaaaatttgctgtttcatagtaagctagcctggttattacgccgccTACAGAAtgtcaagaattttaaatctttgaagaaagaaattaagaagaaaacaaagtggaaagatctcccatattcttggataggtagaattaacatagtaaaaatgacaattttaccaaaagcaatctaccaattcaatgcaatgcccatcaaaatcccaacaaattcttcacagatgtcaaaagaacaatattcaacgtcatatggaaaagcaaaaaaacccaggatagccagaacaatcctgtacaaaaaaggaacttctggaggcatcacaatccctgccttcaaactctactacagagctacagtactgaaaacagcctggtattggcataaaaacagacaggtggactaATGGAATTGAATctaagacctggatatcaatccacacacctatcacctgatttttgaccaaaaaagaacaaaatatgaaatggaaaaaagaaagcatattcaataaatgttgctggcataactggacatcaacatgtagaagaatgaaaatagatccatatctatcgccatgcacaaaactcaagtccaaatggatcaaagacctcaacataaaaccaaccacattgagcctcatagaaaagaaagtgggaagtatacttgcacacattggcaaaggagaccacttcctaaatttaaCCCTGGTAGTATAGACACTCAgagaaacaagtaataaatgggacctcctgaaactgagaagtttctattAAGCAAAGGATATAGTCAACAAGTCAAAAAGGCAGCCCAcacaattgaaaaaaatcttcactgaCCTCACTTTGGATAGACGacttatctccaaaatacacaaagaattcaagaaattggtcatcaaaaacaaaacaaaacaaatcatccaataaaaatggggtacagacctaaacaaagaactctcaacagaggaatctaaaagacacttaaggaaatgctcaacatccacTCTGtaattctatcttatacctgtaagaatggccaagagcgAGGACTTGGGTGAAGATGGCGGCAGCCGAGGCCGCGAACTGCATCATGGAGGTTTCCTGTGGTCAAGCAGAAAGCAGTGAGAAGCCCAATGCTGAGGACATGACGTCCAAAGACTACTACTTTGACTCCTATGCCCACTTTGGCATCCATGAGGAGATGCTGAAGGATGAGGTGCGCACTCTCACATACCGCAACTCCATGTTTCACAATCAGCACCTCTTCAAAGACAAGGTTGTGCTGGACGTGGGCTCGGGCACAGGCATCCTCTGCATGTTTGCGGCCAAGGCAGGAGCCCGCAAGGTCATTGGGATCGAATGTTCAAGCATCTCTGATTATGCTGTGAAGATTGTCAAAGCCAACAAGTTAGACCACGTGGTGACCATCATCAAGGGcaaggtggaggaggtggagctgCCCGTGGAGAAAGTGGACATCATCATCAGCGAGTGGATAGGCTACTGTCTCTTCTACGAGTCCACGCTCAACACTGTGCTGCATGCCCGTGACAAGTAGCTGGCACCTGATGGCCTCATCTTCCCAGACCGGGCCACCCTTTATGTGACAGCCATTGAGGACCGACAGTACAAAGACTACAAGATCCACTGGTGGGAGAATGTATATGGTTTCGATATGTCCTGCATCAAAGACGTGGCCATCAAGGAGCCCTTGGTGGACGTGGTGGACCCGAAGCAGCTGGTCACTAATGCCTGCCTCATAAAGGAGGTGGACATTTATACAGTCAAGGTAGAGGACCTGACCTTCACCTCCCCCTTCTGCCTACAAGTGAAGAGGAATGACTACGTGCATGCCTTGGTGGCCTACTTCAACATCGAGTTCACCCGATGCCACAAGAGGACCGGCTTTTCTACCAGTCCCGAGTCCCCATACACACACTGGAAACAGACTGTGTTCTACATGGAGGATTACCTAACAGTGAAGACTGGCGAGGAGATCTTTGGCACCATTGGCATGAGGCCCAACGCCAAAAACAATCGCGACTTGGACTTTACCATCGACCTGGACTTCAAGGGCCAGCTATGTGAGCTCTCTTGCTCCACCGACTACCAGATGCGCTGAGGTGGcgccaggctggcctcctactGAAGGGGGCTTAGGGACTGGGCTTGGGGGATGGGAGGGTACATCGTGACTGTGTTTTTCATAACTTATGTTTTTATATGGTTGCGTTTACACCAATAAATcctcagctaaaaaaaaaaaaaaagaatggccaagagcaacaacactgatgacaacttatgctggagaagatgtggggtaaagggaatgctcctacattgctggtgtgAATGAAAGCTAGTACAGTCCCTTTGAATattcagtatggcaatttctcataaaattaggaaacaatctacctcaagacccaataatatcacttttgggtatgtatgcaaagaatgctcagtcataccataagaacacgtgctcaactatgttcatagcagcatcatttgtcATGCCAGAATATGAACACAACCTGGATGTCTCTTAagcgaagaatggataaagaagatgtggtacatttacacaatggagtatacacagcagaaaaaataatcacaacttgaaatttgtgggcaaatagatggagctagaaagcatcatactgagtgaggtaacccagaaagacaaatataatatgtacttattcataagtggcttttttatataaagcaaagaaaaactagactACGtttcacaatcccagggaacctagacaacaaagaggaccctaagagcaACGTATATGGATGTAAtgtatatgggaagtagaaaaagataagatctcctgagtaaattgggagtatggggaccatgggagagggtaaaaggggagcaggaggaaggtaggaagcagaaaaaacatatagctcaataaaaattttttaaaaagagagacatgAACACATACAAGGGAGATAAGAatgtgggagggagggtgggtaggaggaagaagggagtgggagctggagggagagggACTAAATGCGGTGACAATGCCCTTGATACAAACAGAAGCTGACCAAAAActgaaatactaaaaataatgagaaagggATGGTGTGGAATGCCCTCCTGTATGCTGCccatatgtgctgcttttattggttgatgaaagctgctttgtcctatgacagggcagaatatagttaggctagaaagccaaactgaatacagggagaaagagggtagagtcagggagatgccagcagttgCTGGAGAGCAAGGTGTGAGCTAATAAGCtcaagccttgtgataaaatacagaataatagaaatgggttagtttgagttgtaagagctagttaataataagcctgagctaataggccaaacagtttgtaattaatattaagcctcagagttcAAGAGTTCAGGAACTGGCAGGccagagagaaacctccagttacaaatgATCGAACATGTGAGTTTGATGCTTGATATTTTGAATATTCTGATTTCTCCTTAAACTTTTGCCTCCTGGTGTTGGACACAGTCATGAGAACCCATCATCTTTCTCTGCTGAAGGCAGTGGGTTCTCTGAGGCCATTCCATAAGTGAAAGGAGCTGGACGCTTTGGTCTCAGCACTGCACTGCCAAGCTGGAGGTAAGAGGGGTCTGAACTGCCAGGGTCAGGAGCTAGAACTGTGCCGAGGAAGGGCCAGGAGATGATCTTTCTGAGTCACTTCCAAGCAGAAGAGAGCTTTGTCCTACACGTGTCCCCCACAGTGAAACTAGGAATTTCCTTGGTTTCTTTGAAGCCCAGAGCTGAAATGCAGGGTGAGGTCTCCTTGCCACTGTCTATGACTGTTCCTGTCACACGGGGAGCTGCTCATGCCAGGACATTGATTCCTCACCTCACTCTGTTCTGGGCCTGGTGGcatcattctttctcttctttcttcaatgtatggatgttttccttttatgagGACTTCTGTGTCTGCACCACTTTCTCATCGCAGGAGGCTGACAGCAGCTCCTTCTCGGGAATGGGGGTCAGGCCGAAAGGCATTGTACAGATGGGCTTTGCTCTGCGAGTCTTGCCTCAAATGGCCCTCTCTTGGGAACAGACCTGACAGGGAAGTGATCCCTGTCTCCCCTCAGTGTTGCTTTATGTATCTAGTGATTACATACCTGGGTGGAACCATGCTAAGGAACGAGGTCTGCAGAGAACCAGTAAGTCAGACTGGGCACCTCAGCACTCCATCTCCGAACTGGTGGCCAGTGTTGCAATGAGTTGGGTGGTGTGCACACTGGCAACCTACCAGGAGCCCTGCTAAGCTGGAGGCAGAGCCACTTCTTGCAGATGTCAGAAAGACCCACACAATG
The window above is part of the Microtus ochrogaster isolate Prairie Vole_2 unplaced genomic scaffold, MicOch1.0 UNK18, whole genome shotgun sequence genome. Proteins encoded here:
- the LOC101986422 gene encoding LOW QUALITY PROTEIN: protein arginine N-methyltransferase 1-like (The sequence of the model RefSeq protein was modified relative to this genomic sequence to represent the inferred CDS: substituted 1 base at 1 genomic stop codon), with amino-acid sequence MAAAEAANCIMEVSCGQAESSEKPNAEDMTSKDYYFDSYAHFGIHEEMLKDEVRTLTYRNSMFHNQHLFKDKVVLDVGSGTGILCMFAAKAGARKVIGIECSSISDYAVKIVKANKLDHVVTIIKGKVEEVELPVEKVDIIISEWIGYCLFYESTLNTVLHARDKXLAPDGLIFPDRATLYVTAIEDRQYKDYKIHWWENVYGFDMSCIKDVAIKEPLVDVVDPKQLVTNACLIKEVDIYTVKVEDLTFTSPFCLQVKRNDYVHALVAYFNIEFTRCHKRTGFSTSPESPYTHWKQTVFYMEDYLTVKTGEEIFGTIGMRPNAKNNRDLDFTIDLDFKGQLCELSCSTDYQMR